The following DNA comes from Sinorhizobium mexicanum.
AGGCCGCGACCCTTCTCCGTCAGTGTCAGCATGGCTTCGCGCTGGTCTTCACCGTGACCGATCGCAACCAGTCCCATGCGCTCCAGCACCTTCGTATTGCGGCCCACCGTCGAACGGTCGAGTTCTACCTTGCCGGCAAGCTCGGTGAGCGAGACCGGCTCCAGCCGGTTGATGTTCCGGAGCAGGCTGAACTGCCCGATATTCACGCCGAGCGGCGCCAGCGCCTCGTCATAGTAGGACGAGACCTTTCGGGAGGCTTGGCGCAGCACGATGCAATGACATGTTTCGCTTGGCATAGCACGGGTATATACCCGTAGTTCCTTTTGCGCAAGAGGACGGATCCGGAATGCCGCTGACGCAATCGCCCTTGCGGTTCTCCAAACCCGACGAAGACGGGAAACGCTTATGGCTGTCGACTATCCAGTCTTACGGCAAGCGATGCCGGGATCATCCTCGCCCTTCGCGACATCAAAGAGCGTCGCCTCCTCGCCCTCGGTCCACCAGACATATCGGCCGCCGGCGTATCTTGCGCCAGATCCGGAGATGACCGCCGAAGCGACGATATAGGTGCCGCCGATCGAGAACGTCACCAGCGAGACCGGGCCGGCATTGATATATTCGGCCTCGACGGTCTCGCCGCCGCAATCATAACGAACCTTCTGTCGATCGACGGCGCCGGCATCGGGGATGTTGAGCGTGACTTCAGCGACACCAGCGGCCGCAGCCTCCATTGAGGTGAGCCGCATGACCGGCGTACCATCCGGCCTCGTCAGCGTCAGTCTTCCGCCGTCAATCCTCCAGGTAAGCCCGTCGCGCAGCGTGTCGAAGAACTTCTGCTCCTGGTCCATGATTGCGGGTGCGCACATCTTGCGCGCCGCAGCAGTTGGCCCAAATGTGATCGTGGTGCCTGAAAGGCTGAAAGCACCGGTGAAATTGTTGCAGCCGGCCATGCCGCCATAGGTGCCATCCTCGCGTATCTCGAGCACGGTCTGAAGGTCGTCGATCACGCCGCCGCCGCCGATATCCTCAGCAAGCCAGGAGCCGATCAGTTCTTCCGGCACCCTTTCGGCGGCGACGATCTGCGTCGAAGTCAGCTCGATCAACACGCAGGCGCAGGACGCGGCAGTCAGAGCTTTCAGCATCTCGAACTCCTCCACAAATCAGCACGTATTCGCTGCCTGTACCGATGCTACTGCATGTTTCCTTACATCGTAGCCGATTTAAGGATAAAAACATGCAGCGATTCAAAGTGCTACAGCGACCTTTGCGCGTCTAACAAGACGCGCGGCGCTGTAGGAAGTCACGACACAGGACGCGAGCGGAAAACGCTTCGCCTGAGCCTTACCCCGCTGTCTGCGAGCGATGCGATGGAGGGACAGCAAGTCCGCCCTTGTTGCCCGCGGCATTCGGCTGTAGAGCCTAAAGCAAATCTTACAAACGAGAAGAACACGGGATTTGGCAATGGCATCCGGCGACAGCACGAAGCGCCGTCTGACGATATTGGGCTCCACGGGCTCGATCGGCACAAACACGCTCGACGTCATCGAACGGCTCGGCGGGCGAGAACGCTTCGAGGTCGCCGCGCTGACCGGAAACGGCAACATCCCGCTGCTTGCCGAACAGGCGCGCCGGCTCGGCGCCGAACTGGCGGTGACCGCGGACGACAATCTTTATCAGGACCTGAAATCGGCGCTTGCCGGCAGCGGGATCGCGGTTGCCGCCGGTCGCAGCGGCTTGACCGAGGCGGCCGAGCGCGACGCCGGCTGGGTGATGGCGGCAATCGTCGGCAATGCCGGCCTTGCCCCGACACTTGCCGCTGCTAGGCGCGGGGCCGATATCGCGCTTGCCAACAAGGAATGTCTGGTCTCCGCCGGCAGCCTCTTCGTCGATGCGGTCAAGAAGGGCGGCGGCCGGCTGCTGCCCGTCGACAGCGAACACAATGCGATCTTCCAGGTGCTGGAAAACGATCAGCGCCATGCCGTCGAGCGGATCATCCTGACGGCCTCCGGCGGACCGTTCCGCACCAAATCGCTCGATGAGATGCGCCATGTTACGGCCGAGACGGCGCGCGCCCATCCGAACTGGTCGATGGGGCTGAAGATCTCGATCGACAGCGCCTCGATGTTCAACAAGGCGCTGGAAATGATCGAGGCGCGCCATATCTTCGGGCTCAACCCCGAGCAGATCGAGGTCATCGTGCATCCGCAGTCGGTCATCCATTCGATGGTCGGCTACAGCGACGGATCGGTGCTGGCGCAGCTCGGCTGCCCCGACATGCGCACCGCGATCGGCTATGCGCTTTCCTATCCGAGCCGGTGCGATCTGCCGGTCGAGCGGCTCGATTTCGCAAAGCTTTCGCGGCTCGATTTCGAGGCGCCGGACGAAATCCGCTTTCCGGCCCTGCGCCTGGCGCGGCGCGCCATGGAAGCCGGCGGGGTCCAGGGCGCCGTGCTGAACGGCGCCAAGGAAACCGCGCTCGAGGCCTTCATCAAGGGACGGGCCGGTTTCCTTGCCATGGCCGAAATCGTCGAGAAGGTGATGGACGCGCTTGCCGACCTGCCTGCAGCCGCCACCATGGATGATGTCTTCGCGGCGGACGAAAAAGCCCGGCAGATGGCTGCCGGGTTCATTCCGTGACGCAATTCCACGAAAAGTACGTAACGGCTTTCCGTCCGGAATTGCGTGGGCTTCAAAGAGTCAGGCTGCGCTTACGCGACGGCCCTTGCCAGCGCACAGCGCGACCACAACGAATGCAACGCGCCGACCAGATGGTCGATATCGGCATCCGAATGCAGCGGCGTCGGGGTGATGCGCAGGCGCTCGGTCTTCTTCGGCACCGTCGGATAGTTGATCGGCTGGACGTAGACGCCGAAATTGTCGAGCAGCAAGTCGGAGATCCACTTGCACTTGGCAGCATCGCCCACCATCACCGGCACGATGTGGCTCGGATTGACCATGTGCGGGATGCCGCGCTGGTCGAGCAGCGAACGCAGCCGACGCACGCGCTCCTGATGCGCGAAACGTTCGACCTGGCTTTCCTTCAGGTGCCTGATGGAAGCGAGCGCACCGGCTGCAAGCGCCGGCGGCAACGCCGTCGTGAAGATGAAGCCGGAAGCGAACGAGCGGACGAAATCGCAAAGCGCGGTCGAGCCGGTGATGTAGCCGCCCATGACGCCGAAGGCCTTGCCGAGCGTGCCTTCGATCACCGTCAGCCGGTGCATCAGCCCCTCGCGTTCGGCAATGCCGCCGCCGCGCGGGCCGTACATGCCGACAGCGTGCACTTCGTCGAGATAGGTCATCGCGCCGTACTTGTCGGCAAGATCGCAGAATTCCTTGATTGGCGCGATGTCGCCATCCATCGAGTAGACGGATTCAAAGGCGATGATTTTGGGCGCACGCGGATCGGCCGCGGCAAGCTTGGCTTCGAGATCGGCGACAGAATTGTGCTTGAAGATCACGCGTTCGCATTTCGAATGGCGGATCCCCTCGATCATCGAAGCATGATTCCCGGCGTCAGAGAAGACGATGATACCGGGAATCTTGGAACAGAGCGTTCCAAGCGCGGCCCAGTTCGACACATAGCCGGAGGTGAACAGGAGGGCGGCTTCCTTGCCGTGCAGATCGGCAAGCTCGCGTTCGAGGAGGACGTGGTAGTGATTGGTGCCGGAGATGTTGCGCGTGCCGCCGGCGCCGGCACCGCATTCGTCGATCGCCCGCTTCATCGCTTCGGTCACGACCGGAGACTGACCCATGCCGAGATAGTCGTTCGAGCACCAGACGGTCACTTCCTGGGTGCCTTCGGCCGTGTGGCGCGTCGCCCTCGGAAACTCACCGCGATGGCGGGCTAGATCCGCGAAAACCCGATAGCGGCCTTCCTGATGCAGCCCGTCCAGCTCGTTTTTGAAGAAACTCTCGAAATCCATCATCATCTCCAGTGCCCTGACGCCTTTCTTGATTCAAAGCAATCAGCGGTCAACCCCGGAAAGACCCCCGCTCCTGCGGCAAAAGGCCTCTACTTTTGAACTATTCCAAAACAGCTAGCGCAACTCAATCCCCTCAACTTTGATCGAAGTCAAGCTTTTGCAAAAAAGGACGGCCGGAGCCGCCCTTTTTCAATACTTAAGTCCCATCAAGCCGCGGCCACGGCGCGCTTGGTCATAACCTTGATTAGGTTGGCGCGGTAGACAGCACTGGCATGAAGGTCTGCCAGCAAATCCGATGCATCCACGGAGACATTGCCGACCGCATCCGGCGACCAGTTGCCGGCAAGTGCCGCCTCCATGCCCTGATGGCGAAAGACACCACTCGAACCCGCTCCGGTCACGGCAACGC
Coding sequences within:
- a CDS encoding MarR family winged helix-turn-helix transcriptional regulator; its protein translation is MPSETCHCIVLRQASRKVSSYYDEALAPLGVNIGQFSLLRNINRLEPVSLTELAGKVELDRSTVGRNTKVLERMGLVAIGHGEDQREAMLTLTEKGRGLLAKGAPLWDSVQENIEVRLGPEKTKQLLELLREL
- a CDS encoding META domain-containing protein, giving the protein MLKALTAASCACVLIELTSTQIVAAERVPEELIGSWLAEDIGGGGVIDDLQTVLEIREDGTYGGMAGCNNFTGAFSLSGTTITFGPTAAARKMCAPAIMDQEQKFFDTLRDGLTWRIDGGRLTLTRPDGTPVMRLTSMEAAAAGVAEVTLNIPDAGAVDRQKVRYDCGGETVEAEYINAGPVSLVTFSIGGTYIVASAVISGSGARYAGGRYVWWTEGEEATLFDVAKGEDDPGIACRKTG
- the dxr gene encoding 1-deoxy-D-xylulose-5-phosphate reductoisomerase; translation: MASGDSTKRRLTILGSTGSIGTNTLDVIERLGGRERFEVAALTGNGNIPLLAEQARRLGAELAVTADDNLYQDLKSALAGSGIAVAAGRSGLTEAAERDAGWVMAAIVGNAGLAPTLAAARRGADIALANKECLVSAGSLFVDAVKKGGGRLLPVDSEHNAIFQVLENDQRHAVERIILTASGGPFRTKSLDEMRHVTAETARAHPNWSMGLKISIDSASMFNKALEMIEARHIFGLNPEQIEVIVHPQSVIHSMVGYSDGSVLAQLGCPDMRTAIGYALSYPSRCDLPVERLDFAKLSRLDFEAPDEIRFPALRLARRAMEAGGVQGAVLNGAKETALEAFIKGRAGFLAMAEIVEKVMDALADLPAAATMDDVFAADEKARQMAAGFIP
- the hemA gene encoding 5-aminolevulinate synthase is translated as MDFESFFKNELDGLHQEGRYRVFADLARHRGEFPRATRHTAEGTQEVTVWCSNDYLGMGQSPVVTEAMKRAIDECGAGAGGTRNISGTNHYHVLLERELADLHGKEAALLFTSGYVSNWAALGTLCSKIPGIIVFSDAGNHASMIEGIRHSKCERVIFKHNSVADLEAKLAAADPRAPKIIAFESVYSMDGDIAPIKEFCDLADKYGAMTYLDEVHAVGMYGPRGGGIAEREGLMHRLTVIEGTLGKAFGVMGGYITGSTALCDFVRSFASGFIFTTALPPALAAGALASIRHLKESQVERFAHQERVRRLRSLLDQRGIPHMVNPSHIVPVMVGDAAKCKWISDLLLDNFGVYVQPINYPTVPKKTERLRITPTPLHSDADIDHLVGALHSLWSRCALARAVA